Genomic DNA from Comamonas resistens:
GGTCTGACTGATGATGGCACGGATATCTTGCAGTCCGTCCGCTCCGCTGGCCAGTGCCGAAAGCGGCTCATGGGTGAGGGCGGCCAGGTGGGGGTCATCCGAGCGGATATAGGGAGGGTTGCTGATCACCAGATCGAAGGCAGCCTGGCCAGCCAGTGGCTCCAGCCAACTGCCATGGGCAAACTGCACTGGCAGTTTCAGCTGCCGGGCATTGCTTTGGGCGACGGCCAGTGCATCGGCACTGGCGTCGACAGCGAAGACCTGCGCGGTAGGGCGCTGGCTTTGCAATGCCAGAGCAATGGCGCCGCTGCCGGTGCCCAGATCGACAGCACGCAGGGGCCGGTTCTCGGGCATCAGTTCCAGCGCCCAGTCCACCAGGGTCTCGGTATCGGGGCGCGGATCCAGCACACGGCTGTCCACGGCCAGATTCAGGCCGTAGAACTCCTTGTTTCCGGTCAGATAGGCAACGGGTGTGCCTTGCTGGCGCAGGGCGCACAATTGCTCCCAGCGTTGCTGCTGCTCGGTGCTCAGAATATCGGTGTCATGCGTGATAAGCCAGGCACGGGCATGCGCTGGCTGCTGCACTAAATGTAGCAGCAGCATCTGTGCATCGACACGAGCTATGCCTTGGCGGGCGGCTTGTGCAAGTGCCTGAGCCACGTTGAGCGGGCTGGGAGTGATGATCTCTGTCATGTTCTTAACGACCGGGCGCCGAGATAAAGGGGCGCGACTGCAGGATGATGAGCTGATCGCCCTGCACGGCCCATTCAATATCCTGATCCCTGCCGCCAAAGCGCTGCTTGATGCCGGCACCGGCGCGGGCCAGGCGCTGCACCAGTTCATCGCTGAGAACGGCGCGGCCGGCGGCCACGGGTACTTCGCGCACGCCGCCTGCGTTGTCGAGTTGCAGAGCCACGTTGTCATCGGAGCGGTTGAGCACCTGCACGGCCTTGCTGCGGCTGTTATAGAGGATTTGCTCTGCGACTCGCTTGCCTTCCACCACGCGTATGCCTATGCCACGCTTGGCGGCGATATAGCTGGCGTAGCGGCGGGCGGCATCAAACGGGTCGCGCGTGATCATCACGCCCGAAGCCGTGGAGTCCACGGCCTTCTGCACAAAGACGGACATGACAACCTGCTGGTCGTCAATGCCCGCGGCCTGGCGGGCTTCCCAGGCCTCGAAGTTGTAGACCGAGGCCCAGACCTTGCGCACGGCTGCTGCCAGATCGGCGCTGCTGCGCACATTGGGGACGGTGGTGTAGAGACCCGCGCCGCTGAAGCCGGGAAGGTCTTCGGAGCTTGAGGAGCTGCGCACAAATACGCCCTGGCTGCCCAGCTGGCTGGCCCAACGCTTGGCCCAGGCGTCTGCGACCGGCGGACTAACAGGCCATTGTTCGATTTCGGCCTGCAGCGCAGACAGGGCCTGCCTGCGAACTCCTGCATCTGTAGCAAAACCGGGCTGCTGGCGCATGCGGGCAATGCGTTCTGCCAGGCCGTTGCCGCGCATGAAGTCGGCATAGGCGGCAAAGGGAATGCAAAAACCATCGGGCACGATCACATCGGCCAGCCTGGCCGACTGAATTTCCCCCAGGTTGGCGGCCTTGGCCCCGCAGCGCTGGCGGTCTGTGCTGCGCAGGCTGGTCAGTGGAATCAAGTCGCTGCGCTTCAGATCAGGCTTGATGAGCACGCGATTACCATTGGCGGGCTTGTTCTGGAAATTCTTCTCGGCGGCCTGACGCTCGGCATCGGTGGCAGCGCGCAGTTGCATGCCAGAGGGCTGAACATCGATATGTACCCATTGGCCGTTGAACGGTGCATATTGCTCGGCGGCTTCCTGCACATAGGCATTGGGTATGCCCCAGCCGCGGGCCAGCAGGTTGACGTGGGAAAGCACGGTGGAAGGGCGCTCCGTGACTATGCCGGCAACCGGGGGTAGGCTGATGGGAACTTCGCGCAACAGGACGATGTCCTGCGGTTTCAGATCGCTGACTGCTTCTGCCGCAGACAAAATGCGCAGCCGACCCGTGGCTCGGCCCTGGTTCAAAGGCAGGAAAGTCTGCGAGCCCAGCAACTGCGCCTGGGTTACGGCTTCGATACCGGCGGTCTGGGCGACGGCCTCATGCAAGGTGGAGTTGGCCTTGAAGCGTACCGGGGCGAAGAAGCTGGTCTTGAGCGCGTTGGCCGTGGTCTGCAGCAGCTGCGGGGTCAGTTGGTCGCCTTCCCAGAACTCATAGCTGTAGTCCTTGAGCATGGGCTGCCAGCTCAGCGTGCCCAGGATAAAGCGTCGGTCGGGCTCGCGGTAATTGCGGTTGAGCGCCTGTTTGCCCGGTGGCAGCAGATGCTTGGCATGCAGGAAATCTTCGTGAAAGGCGTAACGCGGTGTGTTGATGAAATAGATCTTGGCGGGCTTGCTTTGACGGTCGATGACAAACAGCAGATGCGGCATGGCGTTGGCGCTGCCGGCGTCATAGACGCGGGCCAGACGGTCAAAGTCCGCACGGTTGCCCAGAAGGCCGAGGCTGGCGGGAGAGGTGCGGTTGCCGCTGGCATCGACCGGGCTGCCTGCGCCGGAGTCATAAGCCGAGGGCTTGCGCACCACCAGTGCATGGGCAGGGCTGAGGAAGGCTGTCAGCAGGGTGCAGGAAAGCAGCAGGGTGCCCAGGTCTGGCAGCAGTCGTCTCATATCAATGGGTCTCTAGTTCGGCAAGCAGTTCGGCTTCGCGGGCATGTTGCAGGGCTTCGATCACGTCGCCCAGATCGCCTTCCATCACGGCCAGCAGCTTGTATAGCGTGAGGTTGATGCGGTGG
This window encodes:
- a CDS encoding PEP/pyruvate-binding domain-containing protein, with amino-acid sequence MRRLLPDLGTLLLSCTLLTAFLSPAHALVVRKPSAYDSGAGSPVDASGNRTSPASLGLLGNRADFDRLARVYDAGSANAMPHLLFVIDRQSKPAKIYFINTPRYAFHEDFLHAKHLLPPGKQALNRNYREPDRRFILGTLSWQPMLKDYSYEFWEGDQLTPQLLQTTANALKTSFFAPVRFKANSTLHEAVAQTAGIEAVTQAQLLGSQTFLPLNQGRATGRLRILSAAEAVSDLKPQDIVLLREVPISLPPVAGIVTERPSTVLSHVNLLARGWGIPNAYVQEAAEQYAPFNGQWVHIDVQPSGMQLRAATDAERQAAEKNFQNKPANGNRVLIKPDLKRSDLIPLTSLRSTDRQRCGAKAANLGEIQSARLADVIVPDGFCIPFAAYADFMRGNGLAERIARMRQQPGFATDAGVRRQALSALQAEIEQWPVSPPVADAWAKRWASQLGSQGVFVRSSSSSEDLPGFSGAGLYTTVPNVRSSADLAAAVRKVWASVYNFEAWEARQAAGIDDQQVVMSVFVQKAVDSTASGVMITRDPFDAARRYASYIAAKRGIGIRVVEGKRVAEQILYNSRSKAVQVLNRSDDNVALQLDNAGGVREVPVAAGRAVLSDELVQRLARAGAGIKQRFGGRDQDIEWAVQGDQLIILQSRPFISAPGR
- the prmC gene encoding peptide chain release factor N(5)-glutamine methyltransferase; this translates as MTEIITPSPLNVAQALAQAARQGIARVDAQMLLLHLVQQPAHARAWLITHDTDILSTEQQQRWEQLCALRQQGTPVAYLTGNKEFYGLNLAVDSRVLDPRPDTETLVDWALELMPENRPLRAVDLGTGSGAIALALQSQRPTAQVFAVDASADALAVAQSNARQLKLPVQFAHGSWLEPLAGQAAFDLVISNPPYIRSDDPHLAALTHEPLSALASGADGLQDIRAIISQTPQVLKAGGWLIFEHGWDQADDVTQLMREAGFVQVQHRRDLAGIERCTGGQWPGKA